In Pseudonocardia sp. DSM 110487, the sequence AGCTTCGACCGTAGGCACGATCGGCCCGCGCGGTCACCCCTCCGATGGGTGGGGCCTCCGCTCGACGAGCGCGCCGATGTCGATCCGCATCTCGAACGGCTCCAGGACGACGAGCGCACCGGTCGCGGTCTGGCTCTCCACGTAGCCGTCCTCCGGAGCGCCCAGCCCGTAGACCGTGATCGACGGAGCGGGCGGGTCGAGGTCGACCACCCAGTAGTGGGGGATCCCCGCCTCGGCGTACTCGAAGTGCTTCATGTGAGTGTCGATCTTGCGGGAGCCAGGCGAGATGATCTCCACCGCAAGTAGTACCTCGCCTGCCGCAACCCGACTTTCCGGGCCGTCGGCGCGCACGATGACGAGGTCGGGTGCGCGGACGGTCGCCGGTCCTTCGGCCTCGACGACCACCTCGAAGTCGGGAAGGACCTCCCAATCCGGCGGGAGTTGCCGCTCCATCTGCGAGGCAAGCCGCACGAGCGCGCGCTGGTGCCTCCTTGCCGGTTTCGGCGACACGACGAGCA encodes:
- a CDS encoding Uma2 family endonuclease; this translates as MALPIPRELLTLDQWDALPEDNSAHYELQEGVLVVSPKPARRHQRALVRLASQMERQLPPDWEVLPDFEVVVEAEGPATVRAPDLVIVRADGPESRVAAGEVLLAVEIISPGSRKIDTHMKHFEYAEAGIPHYWVVDLDPPAPSITVYGLGAPEDGYVESQTATGALVVLEPFEMRIDIGALVERRPHPSEG